The Rhodopirellula islandica genome has a segment encoding these proteins:
- a CDS encoding 3-keto-disaccharide hydrolase, with product MIGDMKTTKMGQFASRPTLTAASQPPFGIETGFTSKKTSGPRRLAGLSPANSRRTRWVMAILFALASTSVGQGTHAQERPESLAPAAATAAQAIEDIGVSDEEFRTRSRSLFDGQILAGFEGDASWFRIEDEAIVAGRLDQPIAKNQFLATTEKFDNFEFRAEIRMRGAGRNAGIQFRSRRPKKSDQVPPHEMIGYQADAGYSAERSIWGALYDESRRRRMLQLPEPPFEVEWKRTGNQPDSLDQQDSQSAAPEQTDWIEMRIVCRGPRIQISLNGTPTVDYIETEDGIPQVGVIALQIHAGKPAEAWYRNLRILGLD from the coding sequence ATGATCGGTGACATGAAAACTACAAAGATGGGGCAGTTCGCCTCACGTCCAACCCTGACAGCGGCGTCCCAACCTCCGTTCGGTATTGAGACCGGTTTCACTTCAAAGAAAACCTCTGGTCCACGCCGCCTCGCTGGACTTTCACCCGCGAATTCCCGGCGAACTCGCTGGGTGATGGCAATTCTGTTTGCCCTGGCCAGCACTTCGGTGGGGCAGGGCACACACGCTCAAGAGCGACCTGAATCGCTCGCACCCGCCGCGGCGACCGCGGCGCAGGCGATCGAGGACATCGGCGTCAGCGACGAAGAATTCCGCACCCGCAGTCGATCCCTGTTCGACGGTCAGATCCTGGCTGGATTCGAAGGAGATGCCTCCTGGTTCCGAATCGAAGACGAAGCGATCGTGGCAGGCCGACTGGATCAGCCAATTGCCAAGAACCAGTTTCTGGCCACGACCGAGAAGTTTGACAACTTTGAATTCCGAGCCGAAATTCGGATGCGTGGCGCGGGCCGAAACGCGGGCATTCAGTTCCGCTCACGACGCCCAAAGAAAAGCGACCAGGTGCCACCGCACGAGATGATCGGCTACCAAGCCGACGCGGGATACTCCGCGGAGCGATCCATTTGGGGCGCGTTGTACGACGAATCTCGACGCCGCCGAATGCTGCAATTGCCCGAACCGCCATTCGAAGTCGAGTGGAAACGCACCGGCAACCAACCAGACTCGCTGGACCAACAAGACTCACAATCAGCCGCACCGGAACAAACCGACTGGATCGAGATGCGGATCGTGTGCCGGGGGCCTCGGATTCAAATCAGTCTCAATGGAACCCCGACGGTTGACTACATTGAAACGGAAGACGGGATCCCCCAAGTTGGCGTGATTGCTTTGCAAATTCATGCTGGCAAACCCGCGGAAGCTTGGTATCGCAACCTGCGCATTCTTGGACTGGATTGA
- the ilvD gene encoding dihydroxy-acid dehydratase: protein MTATQPDSDSNALNKYSSKITQPKSQGASQAMLYATGMSSEDMNKPQVGIGSMWYEGNSCNMHLLDLAADVKAGVTDAGMVGMRFNTIGVSDGISMGTDGMSYSLQSRDLIADSIETIMGAQWYDALIALPGCDKNMPGCLMAMGRLNRPAIMVYGGTIKPGHFKNEKLDIVSAFQCYGQYIAGQISEEERSEIVRHSCPGAGACGGMYTANTMATAIEALGMALPYSASIPAEHPEKKEECKRAGLAILELLKKDIKPRDIMTRGAFEDAMVTLMALGGSTNAVLHLIAMARSVDVPLTIEDFQSVSDRTPFLADLKPSGKFVQEDLHSVGGTPAVMKYLLEKGMIKGEHMTVTGKTLAENLADLPGLKAGQKIVATVEQPIKESGHIRILKGSLATEGAVAKITGKEGLQFSGPARVYDSEELMLAALEQKQIQKGDVVVIRYEGPKGGPGMPEMLTPTSAIMGAGLGSDVALLTDGRFSGGSHGFIVGHITPEAQVGGPIALIEDGDTITIDAETNSLDLEVDAAELDARRSKWTAPALKATRGTLYKYIKCVKSASEGCVTDE from the coding sequence ATGACCGCGACTCAGCCTGATTCCGATTCCAATGCACTGAACAAGTACAGCAGCAAGATCACCCAGCCGAAAAGCCAGGGTGCCTCGCAGGCAATGCTCTACGCCACCGGCATGTCCTCCGAAGACATGAACAAGCCGCAAGTCGGGATCGGCAGCATGTGGTACGAGGGCAACAGCTGCAACATGCACCTGTTGGACCTCGCCGCGGACGTCAAAGCCGGTGTCACCGACGCCGGCATGGTCGGCATGCGATTCAACACCATCGGTGTGTCCGATGGGATCTCGATGGGCACCGACGGGATGAGCTACTCGTTGCAGAGTCGCGACCTGATCGCCGACTCGATCGAAACGATCATGGGGGCCCAGTGGTACGACGCGCTGATCGCCCTGCCCGGTTGCGACAAGAACATGCCTGGCTGCTTGATGGCGATGGGACGTCTGAATCGGCCTGCCATCATGGTTTACGGTGGAACCATCAAACCCGGCCATTTCAAGAATGAAAAACTGGACATCGTCAGCGCCTTCCAGTGCTACGGGCAATACATCGCGGGACAAATCAGCGAAGAAGAACGCAGCGAAATTGTTCGCCACAGTTGTCCCGGTGCGGGAGCCTGCGGCGGCATGTACACCGCCAACACGATGGCCACTGCGATCGAAGCCTTGGGCATGGCCCTGCCCTACTCCGCCAGCATCCCGGCCGAGCACCCTGAAAAGAAAGAGGAATGCAAACGCGCTGGTTTGGCCATCCTCGAACTGCTGAAGAAAGACATCAAGCCTCGCGATATCATGACTCGCGGCGCGTTCGAAGACGCGATGGTGACGTTGATGGCACTGGGCGGCAGCACCAACGCGGTGTTGCACTTGATCGCGATGGCTCGCAGTGTCGATGTGCCGCTGACGATCGAGGACTTCCAGTCGGTCAGCGATCGCACTCCTTTCCTGGCCGATCTGAAACCCAGCGGGAAATTCGTGCAAGAGGACCTGCACAGCGTCGGCGGCACGCCCGCTGTGATGAAGTACTTGCTCGAGAAGGGCATGATCAAAGGCGAGCACATGACCGTCACCGGCAAGACGCTGGCCGAGAACTTGGCTGATCTGCCCGGTTTGAAGGCCGGTCAAAAAATCGTGGCCACGGTCGAACAACCGATCAAAGAGTCAGGTCACATTCGAATCCTGAAGGGCTCGCTGGCAACCGAAGGCGCGGTCGCGAAAATCACCGGCAAAGAAGGCTTGCAGTTCAGCGGACCGGCGCGTGTGTACGACAGCGAAGAGTTGATGCTGGCCGCGTTGGAACAAAAGCAGATTCAAAAAGGCGACGTGGTGGTCATCCGTTATGAAGGTCCCAAAGGCGGACCCGGTATGCCTGAGATGCTGACCCCGACCAGTGCCATCATGGGTGCCGGTCTGGGAAGCGACGTGGCTCTTTTGACCGACGGTCGTTTCAGCGGCGGCAGCCACGGCTTCATCGTCGGCCACATCACCCCCGAAGCTCAAGTCGGTGGTCCGATTGCGTTGATCGAAGATGGCGACACCATCACCATCGATGCCGAAACCAACTCGTTGGATTTGGAAGTCGACGCGGCTGAGTTGGATGCTCGCCGGTCCAAGTGGACGGCACCGGCACTGAAAGCCACCCGCGGAACGCTCTACAAGTACATCAAGTGCGTGAAGAGCGCCAGCGAAGGCTGCGTCACCGACGAGTGA
- a CDS encoding sulfatase — MLATLIACIANHATPANAETQPEPSKPNVLFIAVDDLASTLGCYGDVVAKTPNIDRLAATGTCFRRAYNQLPLCNPTRASVMTGLRPDQIKVYDLDRHFRDEVPNVVTLSQAFQQAGYFAARVGKIYHYNVPASIGTDGFDDPPSWNQTVNPKGCDKDEEHLIFNAEPHRKISGALSWLAADGEDEEQTDGMIGTEAIRIMREKKDEPFFLGVGFFRPHTPYVAPKKYFDMYPLESLRLPYAPAGDRDDIPTAAFAHNCPVPNYGLDEPTLLKATQAYYACVSFVDAQVGRLLDALEEQGLADNTIVVFWSDHGYHLGEHNGVWQKRTLFEEGAQSPLIIRDPSQTGHGSCNRIVEFVDIYPTLTDLAGIESPSGLAGRSLKPLLNDPVAQWNGTAITQVLRPADDRLPEQVMGCSIRTHRYRYTEWAEGRHGVELYDHQSDPNEFKNLAEDPDERALAVIRRLRPLLRAKASGEIPTVPVNPARL, encoded by the coding sequence ATACTCGCAACACTCATCGCGTGCATTGCCAATCATGCGACGCCGGCAAACGCGGAAACGCAACCCGAGCCCTCCAAACCCAACGTGCTCTTCATTGCTGTCGACGACTTGGCATCAACGCTGGGTTGCTACGGCGATGTGGTTGCCAAGACACCCAACATCGACCGATTGGCAGCAACGGGAACCTGCTTCCGCCGAGCGTACAACCAACTGCCGCTTTGCAATCCCACGCGAGCGTCGGTGATGACGGGACTGCGTCCCGATCAAATCAAAGTCTACGACCTCGACCGACATTTTCGTGACGAAGTCCCAAACGTCGTCACGTTGTCGCAAGCATTCCAGCAGGCCGGTTACTTTGCCGCTCGAGTCGGCAAGATCTATCACTACAACGTGCCAGCCTCGATCGGAACCGACGGCTTTGATGACCCGCCCTCGTGGAACCAAACGGTCAATCCAAAGGGATGTGACAAAGACGAAGAACACCTCATCTTCAATGCCGAACCGCACCGCAAGATCAGCGGTGCACTCAGTTGGTTGGCTGCCGACGGGGAGGACGAAGAACAGACCGATGGCATGATCGGGACGGAAGCCATCCGCATCATGCGAGAGAAGAAAGATGAACCGTTCTTCTTGGGTGTCGGTTTCTTTCGACCGCACACGCCCTATGTCGCGCCGAAGAAATACTTTGACATGTACCCGCTGGAGTCATTGCGATTGCCGTACGCTCCCGCTGGTGATCGCGACGACATTCCTACAGCGGCGTTCGCACACAATTGCCCGGTTCCCAACTATGGGCTCGATGAACCAACGTTGTTGAAAGCGACTCAGGCTTACTACGCGTGCGTGTCGTTTGTCGACGCTCAAGTCGGACGCTTGCTCGATGCACTGGAGGAACAGGGACTGGCCGACAACACGATCGTGGTGTTCTGGAGCGATCACGGTTACCACCTCGGCGAACACAACGGAGTCTGGCAGAAACGAACGCTGTTTGAAGAAGGAGCCCAATCGCCGCTGATCATTCGCGATCCATCGCAAACAGGACACGGATCCTGCAATCGGATTGTCGAGTTCGTTGACATCTATCCAACACTCACCGATTTGGCAGGCATTGAGTCACCGAGCGGATTGGCCGGTCGCAGCTTGAAACCTTTGCTGAACGATCCGGTCGCCCAGTGGAACGGCACGGCGATCACGCAAGTCTTGCGTCCTGCGGACGATCGGTTGCCCGAGCAAGTGATGGGATGCAGCATTCGCACGCATCGCTATCGGTACACCGAGTGGGCCGAAGGTCGGCACGGGGTCGAGTTGTACGACCACCAAAGCGATCCGAATGAATTCAAGAACCTGGCCGAGGATCCGGATGAACGGGCTCTTGCCGTCATCCGGCGATTGCGTCCGTTACTGCGAGCGAAAGCGTCGGGTGAGATCCCGACGGTGCCGGTCAATCCGGCTCGGTTGTAG
- a CDS encoding HAD family hydrolase, which produces MAADIRFIYFDLGNILVSFDRNRANDNVADLFGGTREASDEILHASGLQNQLETGVITEEDYAQAIRDAYATLVDPTGMVATGDIMRAISDMFTPIEPMVAALQSLRDANVPIGILSNTCEAHWTWVNGRGWEIMSGPFEVQVVSYEARSMKPDRLIYETAMNLACECLATRQGKDDNVALRPEEILFVDDRPENVDAARSHGWKAEVCLGGEQAIDVLRRHGFDIPLASTA; this is translated from the coding sequence ATGGCAGCCGACATTCGATTTATCTACTTCGACCTCGGGAACATCTTGGTCTCGTTTGATCGCAATCGAGCCAACGACAATGTGGCCGATCTGTTTGGTGGTACCCGCGAAGCCTCCGACGAAATCCTGCATGCGAGCGGATTGCAGAACCAATTGGAAACCGGGGTGATCACGGAAGAAGATTACGCGCAAGCCATTCGCGACGCCTACGCGACGTTGGTGGATCCCACCGGAATGGTGGCGACCGGCGACATCATGCGTGCGATCAGTGACATGTTCACTCCGATCGAACCGATGGTTGCCGCCTTGCAATCATTGCGTGACGCGAACGTCCCGATTGGAATTCTCAGCAACACCTGCGAGGCTCACTGGACCTGGGTCAACGGCCGTGGCTGGGAAATCATGAGCGGCCCCTTTGAAGTGCAGGTTGTCAGCTACGAGGCCCGGAGCATGAAGCCGGATCGCCTGATTTATGAAACAGCGATGAATTTGGCCTGCGAGTGCTTGGCAACCAGGCAAGGCAAAGACGACAATGTCGCGTTGCGCCCAGAAGAAATTCTCTTCGTCGACGATCGTCCCGAAAACGTCGACGCGGCACGCTCTCACGGATGGAAGGCGGAAGTGTGTTTGGGTGGTGAACAAGCCATCGATGTTTTGCGACGACACGGATTCGATATCCCTCTCGCATCCACCGCCTAG
- a CDS encoding arylsulfatase encodes MVDLDCNCPHTIPIISHSMHHRIWILLAACLTTCSPAWAQTSSESRPNVILVVTDDQGYGDMSCHGNPWLNTLNLDRLATQSVRLENFHVDPVCTPTRAALMTGRYCTRVGAWAVTEGRQLLDPDETTMAEIFRDSGYRTGMFGKWHLGDPPPFAPRERGFETVVRHMAGGADEIGNPTGNDYFDDTYYRNGTPESFDGYCTDIWFEEAIDFIQQDSEQPFFVYIPTNAMHSPYLVADRYSDPFEQQGIEPKRAAFYGMIQNFDENLGRLLKKLDQANLRENTLLIFMSDNGTAQGASEQDRKDGFNAGMRGKKGSVYEGGHRVPCFASWPAKWDGNRPVHQLTCHRDWLPTLIDLCDLKRPAEVSFDGRSMAGLLHSSSQQWPERTLIIERQSDNVVSATKTQGRAQPPFAVLTDRWRLIRDELYDIRNDPGQFKNIAAEHPEVVRELRAAYDTYFEDVHGSRKDVIRFIVGKDTTPTLITVRDWHPTEGGVIWKPSQLPDSDLLINGFWEIEVAEAGRYAIKLQRFPEDALAAIEADQARLRVDSIEQTQTLKPEESSVTFEIDLPAGPHRLQTWLRDAASQKIRGAYFVEFTKVGPSEASSRR; translated from the coding sequence ATGGTTGACCTCGATTGCAATTGTCCCCACACCATTCCGATCATCAGCCACTCCATGCACCATCGAATTTGGATCCTCCTCGCCGCCTGCCTGACGACTTGCTCTCCTGCATGGGCTCAAACCTCGAGCGAGTCTCGCCCCAACGTGATCTTGGTGGTGACCGACGACCAGGGTTATGGCGACATGTCATGCCACGGCAACCCATGGCTCAACACACTCAACCTGGATCGCCTCGCGACGCAAAGCGTGCGGCTGGAAAACTTTCACGTCGATCCGGTTTGCACGCCCACCCGAGCCGCATTGATGACGGGCCGTTACTGCACACGTGTGGGTGCGTGGGCGGTCACCGAAGGCCGCCAGTTGCTCGATCCCGACGAAACAACCATGGCCGAAATTTTTCGCGACTCGGGCTATCGGACCGGCATGTTCGGCAAGTGGCATCTGGGAGATCCACCACCGTTTGCACCTCGCGAACGAGGGTTTGAAACCGTGGTTCGGCACATGGCAGGTGGCGCAGACGAAATCGGAAACCCGACCGGCAATGACTACTTCGATGACACGTACTACCGAAACGGAACGCCAGAATCGTTCGACGGATACTGCACCGACATCTGGTTCGAGGAAGCGATTGATTTCATCCAGCAGGATTCCGAACAACCATTCTTCGTTTACATCCCCACCAACGCGATGCACAGCCCCTACTTGGTGGCAGATCGTTATTCCGATCCATTCGAGCAGCAGGGCATCGAACCCAAGCGTGCCGCGTTCTATGGGATGATTCAAAACTTTGACGAGAACCTTGGCCGACTCCTGAAGAAGCTCGACCAAGCCAACCTGCGTGAAAACACGTTGCTGATATTCATGAGCGACAATGGCACGGCGCAAGGAGCCAGCGAACAAGATCGCAAGGACGGATTCAACGCGGGCATGCGAGGAAAGAAGGGCTCGGTCTACGAAGGCGGGCACCGGGTTCCCTGTTTCGCGAGCTGGCCGGCGAAGTGGGACGGCAATCGTCCAGTCCACCAATTGACGTGCCATCGTGATTGGTTGCCGACCCTGATCGATCTTTGTGATCTGAAGCGACCGGCCGAAGTTTCTTTCGACGGGCGTTCGATGGCGGGATTGCTCCACAGCTCCTCCCAGCAGTGGCCTGAACGAACCCTGATCATTGAACGCCAGTCAGACAACGTTGTTTCGGCAACGAAGACGCAGGGCAGGGCACAGCCGCCTTTTGCTGTGCTGACAGATCGATGGCGATTGATTCGCGACGAACTGTACGACATTCGAAACGATCCCGGGCAATTCAAGAACATCGCCGCCGAGCACCCTGAGGTGGTGCGTGAACTGCGTGCGGCATACGACACCTACTTTGAAGACGTTCACGGAAGCCGTAAGGACGTGATTCGGTTCATCGTCGGAAAGGACACCACGCCCACGCTGATCACAGTCCGAGACTGGCACCCGACAGAAGGCGGAGTGATCTGGAAACCGTCTCAATTGCCGGACAGCGATCTGCTGATCAACGGTTTCTGGGAAATTGAAGTCGCGGAAGCGGGGCGTTACGCGATTAAACTGCAGCGGTTCCCCGAGGACGCGTTGGCTGCCATCGAAGCCGACCAGGCTCGCCTTCGTGTGGATTCGATCGAGCAAACTCAAACGCTGAAGCCGGAAGAATCATCCGTCACGTTCGAGATCGATCTTCCCGCTGGTCCGCATCGATTGCAAACCTGGTTGCGTGACGCGGCCAGCCAGAAAATTCGCGGGGCTTACTTTGTGGAATTCACCAAGGTCGGGCCGAGCGAAGCATCTTCGCGTCGATGA